One genomic segment of Methanothermococcus okinawensis IH1 includes these proteins:
- a CDS encoding ABC transporter substrate-binding protein, producing the protein MSKNINTHPMIILSVLSLLICITPSFADGDYNHRLGDINGDGSIDIADVVYLFKHRNVPIEDGDLNCDNSIDIADVVYLFKNYDKYREPIHYANDIKITYYDSNGNEVNPYNGDSYAYKIVEDATGQKFLLKNASQSIPSWANGKYDKVINVPLKNVVVMSSTHIALMEPLNTDGSVIASVKGIMWGGKYKWYFKDIEEGLKNGSIIDVGSSYSPNYDEIINISPQVVFVYPGYSGNGIIAKCKDLNITYVADAEYLEDSYLARCEWVKMFAAFYNKEDVANKYFTKVEKKALNVRRLTRGKEPVSVAWGSKSSWGTYVPKAQSYVAKAIMDDCHGNYIFSDYPGTGSTNIDYETFAERAKSADVWVVPSSTTWLSSFKDNNPGYDTFKSVQNGRIFCISGDYWQLGLMNTDEVLMDLGTIIHPDAFKGRTTHYFLRYYPNNNTAVPYTAN; encoded by the coding sequence ATGTCGAAAAATATAAATACTCATCCTATGATAATACTAAGTGTATTATCTTTATTAATATGCATAACTCCATCATTTGCAGATGGAGATTACAACCACAGATTAGGCGATATAAATGGAGATGGTTCCATAGATATTGCAGATGTTGTATATCTATTCAAGCATAGAAATGTGCCTATTGAAGATGGAGATTTAAACTGCGATAATTCCATAGATATTGCAGATGTTGTATATCTATTCAAAAACTACGATAAATATAGAGAACCTATACATTACGCTAACGATATAAAAATTACATACTACGACAGTAATGGAAATGAAGTAAATCCATACAATGGCGATTCATACGCTTATAAAATAGTTGAAGATGCCACAGGGCAGAAATTCTTATTAAAAAATGCATCTCAATCTATACCTTCATGGGCAAATGGAAAATATGACAAAGTAATAAATGTTCCATTAAAAAATGTAGTTGTTATGAGCTCTACACATATAGCACTAATGGAACCATTAAATACTGATGGTTCAGTAATTGCTTCCGTTAAAGGAATTATGTGGGGCGGAAAATATAAATGGTATTTCAAAGACATTGAAGAAGGTCTTAAAAATGGTTCAATAATCGATGTTGGTTCATCATACAGTCCAAATTATGATGAAATAATAAACATATCTCCACAGGTTGTATTTGTATATCCTGGATACAGTGGTAATGGTATTATTGCAAAATGTAAAGACTTGAATATAACCTATGTGGCTGATGCAGAATATTTGGAAGATTCATATCTTGCAAGATGTGAATGGGTTAAGATGTTTGCCGCATTCTACAATAAAGAAGATGTAGCAAATAAATACTTTACAAAAGTTGAAAAAAAGGCTTTGAATGTTAGAAGATTAACAAGAGGTAAAGAACCTGTTTCAGTTGCATGGGGTTCAAAGTCATCATGGGGAACTTATGTACCTAAGGCTCAATCCTATGTGGCTAAGGCAATAATGGATGATTGTCACGGAAATTATATATTCAGTGATTATCCTGGAACAGGTAGTACTAATATAGATTATGAAACATTTGCAGAAAGAGCAAAAAGTGCTGATGTTTGGGTTGTGCCGTCATCAACAACTTGGTTATCTTCATTCAAAGATAATAACCCAGGATATGATACCTTTAAATCAGTTCAGAATGGTAGAATATTCTGTATAAGCGGAGATTATTGGCAGTTAGGACTTATGAATACTGATGAAGTATTAATGGATTTAGGAACAATCATACACCCAGATGCCTTTAAAGGAAGAACAACACATTATTTCCTTAGGTATTATCCAAATAACAATACAGCAGTTCCATACACTGCAAATTAA
- a CDS encoding PKD domain-containing protein, producing MKYAIILFLSFFILISGVFGENVSVELTPNNISANVGDTINLDLVVKNIPSDKKCAGFETKIHYNTNLLNLTNIVLSNTSNTASLKTVDISKGKISLIWFNNPPYGNFTIATLSFKALKDGNDSVDLTQTSVSDANGVNYDITLKNSNITINPLNQTLGIIALKDFELNKNIDAVLSITGAKTPIKNISGIISFKNITIENNPTLIDIFCNNFSYVKHNNNISFFIIPNEKDENKTIFNLLKIPINVNDTNYNISVDLMINGEQIKNITIKTEEKHENISEYKGLAFYVDSGHNEKTNITFGHSKEIKLKVFNIDKNLTNISGYIFINNSLFDVSDYGIPEYSDIYNTINTSNITLNNNYLYLNISLINGTNGTFSILKFKISPKVDKNISSTIYLKNLSVYANNTKINLTVKNLTIDIVKRKTNHPPKLKMAYNIFNNNEVHFYALSYDEDNDDLKYIWNFGDGQNSTDENPIHRYSNYSTYKIKCTVKDPLNGTDEVVTIIELKKYYVVNYSFSKDSFLSDDNKNKTVYLNMTLRNPLTHNVNGYINFLDYKDYTPLKTQYNITLKPNETKKLIIPINVSKSCNINWNVVYYPAIKNNGKYNVEMGYYQWNFEKKIEFTSKPQVKVNNYTKIIKLNNTKVVLKVNKVKTVKNYVINKTITSSDNYMAPYYSFVSLFGFMIGLILIRFKIK from the coding sequence ATGAAATATGCAATAATATTATTTTTATCTTTTTTTATTCTTATATCTGGTGTATTTGGTGAAAATGTATCCGTAGAGTTAACCCCAAATAATATATCAGCCAATGTTGGAGATACTATTAATTTAGATTTGGTTGTAAAAAATATTCCTTCTGATAAAAAATGTGCTGGGTTTGAAACTAAAATACATTATAACACTAATCTTTTAAATTTAACAAATATTGTATTAAGCAATACATCCAATACTGCTAGCCTAAAAACAGTGGATATTTCTAAGGGAAAAATAAGCTTAATATGGTTTAATAACCCCCCATACGGAAACTTCACAATAGCAACCCTATCATTTAAAGCTTTAAAGGATGGAAATGATTCAGTGGATTTAACTCAAACTTCCGTATCTGATGCAAATGGTGTAAATTATGATATAACTTTAAAAAACTCAAATATAACAATAAATCCATTAAACCAGACTTTAGGAATCATTGCATTGAAAGATTTTGAACTGAATAAAAATATCGATGCAGTTTTATCTATAACTGGGGCAAAAACTCCTATAAAGAATATTTCAGGTATCATTTCATTCAAGAACATAACAATAGAAAATAATCCTACTCTAATAGATATATTTTGTAATAATTTCAGCTATGTAAAACATAATAATAATATTTCATTTTTTATTATTCCAAATGAAAAGGACGAAAATAAAACCATATTTAATCTTTTAAAAATACCCATTAATGTTAATGATACTAACTATAATATTTCAGTGGATTTAATGATAAATGGGGAGCAAATCAAGAACATAACAATAAAAACGGAAGAAAAACATGAAAATATCTCAGAGTATAAAGGGTTGGCATTCTATGTAGATTCCGGACATAATGAAAAAACAAATATAACTTTTGGTCATTCAAAAGAAATTAAATTAAAAGTATTTAATATTGACAAAAATTTAACAAATATTTCAGGATATATTTTTATAAATAATTCCTTATTTGATGTTTCAGATTATGGAATTCCAGAATATTCTGACATATATAATACGATAAACACATCAAATATTACTTTAAACAATAATTATCTATATTTAAATATTTCCCTCATAAATGGAACAAATGGAACATTTAGTATTTTAAAGTTTAAAATATCCCCAAAGGTGGATAAAAATATTTCTTCAACAATATATCTTAAAAATCTATCGGTATATGCCAATAATACAAAGATAAACCTAACTGTTAAAAATTTGACAATAGATATTGTAAAAAGAAAAACAAATCATCCACCAAAATTAAAAATGGCCTATAATATATTTAATAACAATGAAGTCCATTTTTATGCACTGAGTTATGATGAAGATAACGATGATTTAAAATATATATGGAATTTTGGAGATGGGCAAAATTCAACAGATGAAAATCCAATCCATAGGTATTCGAATTATTCAACATATAAAATAAAATGCACTGTTAAAGACCCATTAAATGGAACAGATGAAGTAGTGACTATTATAGAACTCAAAAAATATTATGTGGTGAATTATTCCTTTTCAAAAGATTCTTTCTTGTCAGACGATAATAAAAATAAAACCGTTTATTTAAATATGACATTAAGAAATCCACTTACCCATAATGTTAATGGATATATCAATTTTTTAGATTATAAGGATTATACTCCTTTAAAAACCCAGTACAATATAACATTAAAACCAAATGAAACAAAAAAACTAATTATTCCTATAAATGTATCAAAATCATGCAATATTAATTGGAATGTTGTGTATTATCCTGCTATAAAAAATAATGGAAAATATAATGTTGAGATGGGATATTACCAATGGAATTTTGAAAAAAAGATAGAATTCACATCCAAACCACAAGTAAAAGTAAATAATTATACAAAAATTATTAAACTCAATAATACAAAGGTGGTGTTAAAAGTAAATAAAGTCAAGACTGTTAAAAATTATGTTATAAATAAAACCATAACATCAAGTGATAATTATATGGCTCCATATTATTCATTTGTATCTCTATTTGGATTTATGATAGGGCTTATATTGATTAGATTTAAAATTAAATAA
- a CDS encoding cellulosome anchoring protein cohesin region, which translates to MKKIILFIIMCILSTPIVLANNIHLNVDMPSKVNEGDNFTINVNVNPMANNITGFECAMKPPFGKENYIKIINVKGNEKIKKEAGKFYSIDKKNSSVSIKFISFNKPLNSDFHLMTIKAVALKSGNLSLTFEAVASDKNGEKIPVDEKTINLLIINNSNNGNDIQSSSNRNFLSSLINALTNFLKSILGG; encoded by the coding sequence ATGAAAAAAATAATTTTATTTATTATTATGTGTATATTATCCACACCTATTGTATTGGCAAACAATATCCATTTAAATGTAGATATGCCAAGCAAAGTCAATGAAGGAGATAATTTTACCATTAATGTAAATGTCAATCCAATGGCTAATAATATAACAGGTTTTGAATGTGCAATGAAACCCCCCTTTGGAAAAGAAAACTACATTAAAATAATAAATGTCAAAGGAAATGAAAAGATAAAAAAAGAAGCAGGAAAATTTTATAGTATTGATAAAAAAAATTCATCAGTATCTATTAAATTTATCAGTTTTAACAAGCCTTTAAATTCAGATTTTCATTTAATGACTATAAAAGCAGTAGCATTAAAAAGCGGTAATTTATCGCTTACATTTGAAGCAGTAGCCTCTGACAAAAATGGAGAAAAGATACCTGTTGATGAAAAAACTATTAATTTATTAATAATCAATAATAGCAATAATGGAAATGATATTCAATCCTCCTCTAATAGAAATTTTTTATCATCCTTAATTAATGCCCTAACAAATTTCTTAAAATCTATACTTGGTGGTTAA
- a CDS encoding HD domain-containing protein, with translation MKIMQKYSVFVNWFEDYVNSYNLNPKDQENINLKIHHTYRVCKEIVDIGNSLNLNELDIFLAKTIALFHDIGRFEQYAKYKTFSDAKSEDHALLGIKILLNNNILEELGKSNIKIIINAIQYHNKVKIPSNLDAKSLLFTKLIRDADKLDIWRVVIDYYEKKSNNEKIGLGLLNEPYISDEIYNAIKNKEIIGYDKLKTINDLKLLQMAWIYDINFHRTFEIIKERNYLKKIYDTLPKSERIYNIYKEMENYLNEMAKQ, from the coding sequence ATGAAAATCATGCAAAAATATTCGGTATTTGTAAATTGGTTTGAGGATTATGTAAATAGTTATAATTTAAATCCAAAAGACCAAGAAAACATAAATTTAAAAATACACCACACCTATCGTGTTTGTAAAGAGATAGTGGATATTGGCAATAGTTTGAATTTAAATGAGCTCGACATATTTTTGGCAAAAACTATTGCATTGTTCCATGACATTGGAAGATTTGAGCAGTATGCAAAATACAAAACCTTTTCAGATGCCAAATCCGAAGACCACGCATTATTAGGTATAAAAATACTTCTAAATAATAATATCTTGGAGGAGCTCGGTAAATCCAATATTAAAATAATAATAAATGCAATTCAATATCATAATAAGGTAAAAATACCTTCCAATTTAGATGCTAAAAGTTTATTATTCACCAAATTAATCCGCGATGCAGATAAACTTGATATTTGGCGTGTTGTAATTGATTATTATGAGAAAAAATCAAACAACGAGAAAATAGGGCTTGGATTACTAAATGAGCCATACATATCTGATGAAATATATAACGCTATAAAAAATAAGGAAATTATTGGATATGATAAATTAAAAACAATAAATGATTTAAAACTGCTACAAATGGCGTGGATTTATGATATAAACTTTCATAGAACCTTTGAAATAATAAAAGAAAGAAATTATTTAAAAAAAATATACGATACATTGCCAAAATCTGAAAGAATTTATAATATATATAAAGAGATGGAAAATTACCTAAACGAGATGGCTAAACAATAA
- the fen gene encoding flap endonuclease-1, giving the protein MGVQFNDLIPKKEISLKDLKNKTVAIDSMNILYQFLSSIRLRDGSPLRNSKGEITSTYNGIFYKNIYMLENDITPIWVFDGKPPELKHKTREERKKVKEKAMEEYISAKEEGNLEDMQKYAKRINYLEPKVVENSKRLLNLMGIPFINAPSEGEAQCSYMAKKGDVYAVVSQDYDALLYGAPRTVRNITASNKPLELIELDEVLGALNITLDNLIDMAILIGTDYNIGGVKGIGPKKALDIVKNNKMGEYIKNIENYEVIKNIFKHPKVTDEYSLKLGAPNIEELRKFLIDENNFSENRILPSLKKLEKIVNKKKSQTTIESWF; this is encoded by the coding sequence ATGGGAGTGCAATTCAATGATTTAATCCCTAAAAAAGAAATATCTTTAAAGGATTTAAAAAACAAAACCGTAGCAATAGATTCTATGAATATTTTATATCAATTTCTATCAAGTATAAGATTAAGGGATGGGAGTCCGCTTAGAAATTCAAAGGGGGAAATCACTTCAACATACAACGGCATATTCTATAAAAATATATATATGCTTGAAAATGATATTACACCTATATGGGTATTTGATGGAAAACCGCCAGAATTGAAACATAAAACAAGGGAAGAAAGAAAAAAGGTAAAAGAAAAAGCAATGGAAGAATACATCTCAGCAAAAGAAGAAGGAAATCTCGAAGATATGCAGAAATATGCAAAAAGAATTAACTATTTAGAGCCAAAAGTTGTGGAAAATTCAAAAAGACTTCTAAATTTAATGGGCATACCATTCATAAATGCACCATCAGAAGGAGAAGCTCAGTGCTCATATATGGCAAAAAAAGGAGATGTCTATGCAGTTGTAAGTCAGGATTACGATGCTTTATTATACGGAGCTCCGAGAACTGTTAGGAACATCACAGCATCAAACAAACCATTGGAGTTAATCGAACTTGATGAGGTTTTAGGAGCTCTGAATATAACACTTGATAATCTTATAGATATGGCTATATTAATAGGAACAGATTATAATATAGGCGGTGTTAAAGGCATAGGTCCAAAAAAGGCATTGGATATAGTAAAAAATAATAAAATGGGGGAATATATAAAAAACATTGAAAACTATGAAGTTATAAAAAATATATTTAAACATCCAAAAGTAACGGATGAATATAGTTTAAAATTAGGAGCTCCCAATATTGAAGAATTAAGAAAATTTTTAATTGATGAAAATAATTTTTCAGAAAATAGGATATTGCCATCCCTTAAAAAGTTGGAAAAAATAGTTAATAAGAAAAAAAGTCAAACCACTATTGAATCATGGTTTTAA
- a CDS encoding ABC transporter substrate-binding protein — protein sequence MKRILTLTILTLISLVPSVMGTEIGDINGDGSIDIADVVYLFKHRNVPIEDGDLNCDNSIDIADVVYLFKNYDKYREPVIFAKNFQLDPHWDEGYCYVVDSKGHKFVLVNENATAPNIQGAKILRVPVKSIDTIFYCPIVSTADILNDSSCYDSIKGVSSSVLKYSPELSKRYNEGKVANIGTSSTMKYDVVINTSPDIVVLGAWSQHDEMETKLNELGITVSRAFAYDGPTFLGKIEWTKYAAALWGKTAYDKANDYFQTSWKKKNKLVRITRNAKEYPKVVNFWKYSDTSTPYIPEAQNYYSKLINNFRGDYAFNDLPGTGSEKIDTETFMERASNADVVILRQCKDIKTKQDLLNRYPNSGFENFKAYKTGRFYVSKPDYYIWEAKDPIGTMEDYAKMVHPELFPNGDNDLKYYVKLQ from the coding sequence ATGAAAAGAATATTAACACTTACTATTTTGACATTAATATCACTAGTTCCATCAGTAATGGGAACAGAGATAGGCGATATAAATGGAGATGGTTCCATAGATATTGCAGATGTTGTATATCTATTCAAGCATAGAAATGTGCCTATCGAAGATGGAGATTTAAACTGCGATAATTCCATTGATATTGCAGATGTTGTATATCTATTCAAAAACTACGATAAATATAGAGAACCTGTTATATTTGCTAAAAACTTCCAATTGGACCCTCACTGGGATGAAGGATACTGTTATGTAGTGGATTCAAAAGGACATAAATTTGTTTTAGTAAATGAAAATGCAACAGCACCAAATATACAAGGTGCAAAGATACTAAGAGTTCCTGTAAAAAGCATTGATACCATATTTTACTGTCCAATCGTTTCAACAGCAGATATATTAAACGATTCCTCATGTTATGATAGTATAAAAGGAGTTTCGAGTTCAGTCTTGAAATATTCACCTGAGCTCTCAAAAAGATACAATGAAGGCAAAGTTGCAAATATTGGCACATCATCTACTATGAAGTATGATGTGGTAATCAACACAAGCCCTGATATTGTAGTATTAGGAGCATGGTCACAGCATGACGAAATGGAAACTAAATTGAACGAGTTAGGAATTACTGTTTCAAGGGCTTTTGCCTATGATGGGCCCACATTTCTGGGAAAAATAGAATGGACAAAATATGCTGCTGCATTATGGGGTAAAACGGCATATGACAAAGCAAATGATTATTTCCAAACATCATGGAAAAAGAAAAATAAATTGGTAAGAATTACAAGAAATGCAAAAGAATACCCAAAAGTTGTTAATTTCTGGAAATACAGCGATACAAGCACCCCATATATTCCAGAGGCACAGAATTATTACAGTAAATTAATAAACAATTTTAGAGGAGATTATGCATTTAATGATTTGCCAGGAACAGGCTCCGAAAAGATAGATACTGAAACATTTATGGAAAGGGCTTCAAATGCCGATGTAGTGATATTAAGACAGTGCAAGGATATAAAAACAAAACAGGATTTACTAAATAGGTATCCAAATTCAGGCTTTGAAAACTTTAAAGCATATAAAACTGGAAGATTCTATGTTTCAAAACCTGATTACTATATATGGGAGGCAAAAGACCCTATCGGAACTATGGAAGACTACGCTAAAATGGTTCATCCAGAATTATTTCCTAATGGAGATAATGATTTAAAATATTATGTCAAACTTCAATAA